From Cognatishimia activa, one genomic window encodes:
- a CDS encoding class II 3-deoxy-7-phosphoheptulonate synthase: protein MAEWQKSDWRAKPRVQMPDYTDQDALNAVEAKLASYPPLVFAGEARSLKAKLAAASRGEAFLLQGGDCAEAFNQFSADHIRDTFKVMLQMAMVLTFGAKVPVVKVGRMAGQFAKPRSAPTETVDGVELPSYRGDIINELDFTPESRIPDPSKMLQAYTQAAATLNLLRAFSTGGYADMRDIHGWTLGFTESEKAAKFRAMASRISDALDFMEAAGINSAHEHELHTVDFYTSHEGLLLEYEEALTRLDSTSGKWLAGSGHMLWIGDRTRQPDGAHVEFLQGVQNPIGLKCGPTTTADDLKVLMQKLNPENEAGRLTLIARFGAGTVGDHLPRLIKAVQEEGANVVWSCDPMHGNTIKSATGYKTRPFDSVLREVQEFFAVHKAESTIPGGVHFEMTGQDVTECTGGVRDVTEEDLSDRYHTACDPRLNASQSLELAFLVAEELSSLRADTLAAKAS from the coding sequence ATGGCAGAATGGCAAAAATCTGACTGGCGCGCGAAGCCCCGGGTTCAGATGCCGGACTATACGGATCAGGACGCGCTCAACGCTGTAGAAGCGAAGCTCGCAAGCTATCCGCCCTTGGTCTTTGCTGGCGAAGCGCGGAGCCTTAAGGCAAAACTGGCAGCCGCGTCTCGCGGCGAGGCCTTTTTGCTGCAAGGTGGCGATTGTGCGGAAGCGTTCAATCAGTTCAGCGCAGATCATATCCGTGACACCTTCAAAGTGATGTTGCAGATGGCAATGGTGCTGACCTTTGGCGCCAAAGTGCCTGTTGTGAAAGTCGGCCGTATGGCGGGTCAGTTCGCAAAACCACGTTCAGCACCAACTGAAACGGTGGATGGGGTAGAGCTGCCAAGCTACCGTGGTGACATCATCAACGAGCTGGACTTCACCCCTGAAAGCCGCATCCCGGATCCATCCAAGATGCTGCAAGCTTACACTCAGGCAGCAGCGACGCTGAACCTTCTACGTGCGTTCAGCACAGGTGGTTACGCGGATATGCGTGACATTCACGGTTGGACTCTTGGGTTTACCGAAAGTGAAAAGGCCGCGAAGTTCCGTGCCATGGCGAGCCGCATTTCTGATGCGCTTGATTTCATGGAAGCCGCAGGCATCAACAGCGCGCATGAGCATGAGTTGCACACCGTTGATTTCTACACCAGCCACGAAGGGCTGTTGCTGGAGTATGAAGAAGCGCTGACACGTCTGGATTCGACTTCTGGCAAATGGCTGGCCGGTTCAGGCCACATGTTGTGGATCGGAGACCGCACACGTCAGCCAGACGGTGCGCATGTTGAGTTCCTGCAGGGCGTTCAAAACCCAATCGGTCTGAAATGTGGTCCAACAACCACTGCTGACGACTTGAAAGTTCTGATGCAGAAGCTGAACCCAGAAAACGAAGCAGGCCGTCTGACCCTGATCGCACGTTTCGGTGCAGGCACTGTAGGTGATCACCTGCCACGCCTCATCAAAGCGGTTCAGGAAGAAGGCGCGAATGTTGTCTGGTCCTGTGATCCGATGCATGGCAACACCATCAAATCTGCGACGGGTTACAAAACCCGCCCATTTGATAGCGTTCTGCGTGAAGTTCAGGAATTCTTCGCGGTCCACAAAGCGGAAAGCACGATCCCTGGTGGTGTGCATTTCGAGATGACCGGGCAAGACGTCACAGAGTGCACCGGTGGTGTACGTGACGTAACCGAAGAAGACCTGTCCGATCGGTACCACACAGCTTGCGACCCACGTCTGAACGCCAGCCAGTCTTTGGAATTGGCATTCCTGGTGGCAGAAGAGCTATCCAGCCTGCGCGCTGATACATTGGCGGCAAAAGCCAGCTAA
- a CDS encoding ATP-binding protein translates to MIAPLLEAIPLPALFVSTDSRVRGANARAVALQPNASEDRALVMVFRQPGLISAIEKCLQSKEPQKAIYLHNEEGQETRFEVNCSFVSLGDDIGVLACFQDVTHVEQAGEIRREFVANVSHELKTPLTALLGFIETLRGPAKDDPKARERFLGIMAGEASRMNRLVGDLLSLSRVEEDARMRPRTAEDVGDILSTVVRNLNEVAQSLDHQIIFEKPDGALKVPSDRDQLIQVFTNLIENGVKYGGSEGTVTVRVEQVEKDATLRKAAVRISVTDTGPGIDPVHLPRLTERFYRIDSHRSREMGGTGLGLAIVKHIVARHRGRMKIESTLGEGSTFTVILPKN, encoded by the coding sequence ATGATTGCCCCGCTGCTCGAAGCGATCCCGCTGCCTGCTTTATTTGTCAGCACGGATTCACGTGTGCGTGGCGCCAATGCCCGCGCCGTTGCTCTGCAACCGAATGCGTCTGAGGATAGGGCGCTGGTGATGGTGTTCCGCCAGCCTGGATTGATTTCCGCAATAGAGAAATGCTTGCAGTCAAAGGAACCTCAGAAGGCGATCTATCTACACAATGAAGAAGGTCAGGAAACACGCTTTGAAGTGAACTGCTCGTTTGTATCATTGGGTGATGACATCGGCGTGCTCGCCTGTTTTCAGGATGTCACACATGTTGAGCAAGCCGGTGAAATCCGTCGAGAGTTTGTCGCCAATGTGAGCCATGAGCTGAAGACACCTTTGACGGCCTTGCTTGGCTTCATTGAAACTCTGCGTGGTCCTGCGAAAGATGACCCGAAAGCGCGCGAACGTTTTCTGGGCATCATGGCGGGGGAAGCCAGTCGTATGAATAGGCTAGTGGGCGACCTACTATCGCTCAGCCGTGTCGAAGAAGACGCGCGTATGCGTCCTCGGACTGCAGAAGACGTCGGGGACATCCTATCGACCGTGGTTCGAAATCTGAACGAGGTTGCCCAATCTCTTGATCATCAAATCATCTTTGAAAAACCCGATGGTGCGCTGAAAGTGCCTTCTGACCGGGATCAACTGATCCAGGTCTTCACGAACCTCATTGAAAACGGCGTGAAATACGGAGGCAGTGAAGGGACAGTGACAGTTCGGGTCGAGCAGGTCGAAAAAGACGCGACATTGCGTAAAGCCGCGGTTCGTATTTCGGTCACCGACACGGGCCCCGGTATTGATCCCGTACACCTGCCACGGCTGACAGAGCGATTCTACCGCATCGATTCTCACCGCTCTCGCGAGATGGGGGGCACCGGACTGGGCCTTGCGATTGTAAAACACATAGTCGCCCGTCACAGAGGGCGTATGAAAATCGAAAGTACGCTTGGAGAAGGAAGTACTTTCACGGTTATTTTGCCAAAAAATTAA
- the gmk gene encoding guanylate kinase, with amino-acid sequence MQNRVDTRRGLLIILSSPSGAGKSTLSKRLREWDPTIEFSVSATTRAPRSGEEDGVDYHFLTEDAFKETVAKDGMLEHAHVFGNFYGSPKAPVQKAIENGADVLFDVDWQGAQQISRSSLQDHVLSIFVLPPSIKELRRRLESRGQDAAEVIQKRMSKSWDEISHWDGYNYVLINDDLDTTFERLKAIISAERLKLSQQPGMMDFIRGLHQEFTEVEE; translated from the coding sequence ATGCAAAACCGTGTTGATACCCGCCGGGGCCTTTTGATTATCCTCTCCTCTCCGTCAGGAGCCGGGAAGTCGACGCTTTCTAAGCGCCTGCGTGAATGGGATCCAACCATTGAGTTCTCTGTCTCAGCCACCACGCGCGCGCCGCGCTCTGGTGAAGAAGATGGGGTGGATTATCACTTCCTCACTGAAGATGCCTTTAAAGAGACCGTTGCCAAAGACGGCATGCTGGAACACGCCCACGTTTTCGGGAACTTCTATGGCTCTCCAAAGGCTCCAGTGCAGAAAGCCATCGAAAACGGGGCAGATGTGTTGTTTGACGTGGATTGGCAGGGTGCTCAGCAAATCAGCCGATCCTCCCTGCAGGATCACGTGTTGTCGATTTTTGTGCTGCCGCCTTCCATTAAAGAGTTGCGTCGTCGGCTTGAGAGCCGCGGTCAAGACGCGGCCGAGGTGATCCAGAAGCGCATGTCAAAAAGCTGGGATGAGATCAGCCACTGGGATGGCTACAATTACGTGCTGATAAATGATGATTTAGACACAACTTTTGAAAGGCTCAAAGCGATTATCTCGGCCGAGCGGCTAAAGCTTTCCCAACAACCTGGCATGATGGATTTTATCCGCGGCCTACATCAGGAATTCACCGAGGTAGAAGAATGA
- a CDS encoding PAS domain-containing protein — protein sequence MMKGFFGSTGGSLSKQDGESGFAAAVEVETYWQALRDQNHVPHRRDLDPRGIRGSLSKAFVLECNEGDQPRFRIVGSDLCDLQKTDLRGLPVTTLIPLHKRPMMEEMIMDVVRLPAHAQLDFMSKTAEGETYDLRMVLMPMNDDQGRCTRILGCLDFETQLLSKRRRLDLKMTGSIIRPLGTERQAIVRRMHHRGLKLVTSSTTVRSKARRPRSVPYLTLVTS from the coding sequence ATGATGAAGGGTTTCTTCGGTTCAACGGGTGGATCGCTTTCTAAGCAGGATGGCGAGTCAGGTTTCGCTGCTGCAGTTGAAGTGGAAACCTATTGGCAGGCTTTACGGGATCAAAACCATGTTCCCCACCGCCGCGACCTCGACCCTCGCGGAATCCGGGGATCGCTGTCCAAGGCCTTCGTTCTTGAGTGCAATGAGGGTGATCAGCCTCGGTTTCGCATCGTGGGGTCAGATCTTTGCGACTTGCAAAAAACAGACCTTCGTGGCTTGCCAGTGACCACTCTCATCCCGCTGCACAAACGCCCAATGATGGAAGAAATGATAATGGACGTGGTGCGGCTGCCGGCGCATGCTCAGTTGGATTTCATGTCAAAAACTGCTGAGGGTGAGACCTACGATCTCCGCATGGTTCTTATGCCTATGAATGATGATCAAGGCCGATGCACACGCATTCTTGGTTGTTTGGATTTTGAAACACAGTTGCTTTCAAAGCGCCGTCGACTGGACTTAAAAATGACGGGTTCCATCATTCGTCCGCTTGGAACAGAACGACAAGCGATCGTTCGACGCATGCATCACCGTGGCCTGAAGCTCGTCACGTCATCTACAACTGTTCGTTCCAAAGCTCGTCGACCTCGTTCTGTGCCATACCTGACTTTGGTTACGTCATAA
- a CDS encoding substrate-binding domain-containing protein, with the protein MSVKLTASALAIAAVAATSAAARDQVQVAGSSTVLPYASIVAEAFGENFDFPTPVVESGGSSAGLKRFCEGVGENTIDVANASRKIKDKEIKACAENGVTDIIEVRIGYDGIVFASDINGNGFEFTPVDWFNALSDKVLVDGKLVDNPNKTWADVNPAFPAQPLAAYIPGTKHGTREVFEDKVILAGCEETGAFDLIKADLGGDKKAAEKACIALRTDGVSVDIDGDYTETLASIESNKDGIGVFGLAFFENNTDKLQVATMSGIVPSTESIATGEYPVSRPLFFYVKKAHIGAIPGLKEYAEFFVADEIAGPDGPLAEYGLVSDPELEMTQEAVSEEAVLGANM; encoded by the coding sequence ATGTCTGTCAAGCTGACTGCTTCCGCACTGGCGATCGCTGCCGTTGCTGCCACCTCTGCTGCTGCACGCGACCAAGTGCAAGTTGCCGGTTCTTCCACTGTTCTGCCATACGCTTCCATCGTTGCTGAAGCTTTCGGTGAGAACTTCGACTTCCCAACCCCAGTTGTTGAATCTGGTGGTTCTTCCGCAGGTCTGAAGCGCTTCTGCGAAGGTGTTGGCGAAAACACCATCGACGTTGCCAACGCTTCCCGCAAAATCAAAGACAAAGAGATCAAAGCTTGCGCAGAAAACGGCGTAACTGACATCATTGAAGTTCGTATCGGTTATGACGGCATCGTTTTCGCATCCGACATCAACGGCAACGGCTTTGAATTCACACCTGTTGACTGGTTCAACGCTCTGTCTGACAAAGTTCTGGTAGACGGCAAGCTGGTCGACAACCCAAACAAAACTTGGGCAGACGTGAACCCAGCGTTCCCAGCGCAGCCTCTGGCAGCTTACATCCCAGGCACAAAGCACGGCACACGTGAAGTCTTTGAGGACAAAGTGATCCTGGCGGGCTGTGAAGAAACTGGCGCATTCGACCTGATCAAAGCGGATCTGGGCGGCGACAAGAAAGCAGCTGAAAAAGCGTGTATCGCACTGCGTACAGACGGCGTTTCTGTAGACATCGACGGTGACTACACAGAAACTCTGGCATCCATCGAATCCAACAAAGACGGCATCGGCGTCTTCGGTCTGGCATTCTTCGAGAACAACACCGACAAGCTGCAAGTTGCAACTATGTCCGGCATCGTTCCTTCCACCGAGTCCATCGCGACTGGTGAGTACCCAGTATCCCGCCCACTGTTCTTCTACGTGAAGAAAGCACACATCGGCGCGATCCCAGGTCTGAAAGAATACGCTGAATTCTTCGTTGCAGACGAAATCGCTGGCCCAGATGGCCCTCTGGCAGAATACGGCCTGGTGTCTGACCCAGAGCTGGAAATGACACAAGAAGCGGTTTCCGAAGAAGCTGTTCTTGGCGCAAACATGTAA
- the pstC gene encoding phosphate ABC transporter permease subunit PstC encodes MPVLWLVLIVIAFATVGFFLGRQRALSSGDGDSRNLHSLPIYYGMNVALSVLVPSALVLAIWSLAQPMIIENSVSSMISVESLEEGTPLDLVMSDVRRIADGLDLAVAQGALTGDQADNMRADLTDVRSRLGEIGVALGSEVKPEVMEAAQAYRAQNADGTLMMTLLVLSLAAAGFGYSYLRSHKDFRARNVVENGVLILLIAAASIAILTTVGIVLSMVFETKNFFGLHSWTDFFFGSTWAPNFRGDSELSILPLLWGTIYISIVALIVAVPIGLFAAVYLSEYASKPVRSFAKPLLEILAGIPTIVYGLFALVTFGPFLLKIFGDGGVLGVDWMTDARSVATAGIVMGVMLIPFVSSLSDDIINAVPQAMRDGSHGLGATKSETIKQVVLPAALPGIVGAILLAASRAIGETMIVVMGAGAIARFAGNPLEALTTITTRIVSQLTGDGDFASPETLVAFALGLTLFVLTLGLNILALYIVRKYREQYE; translated from the coding sequence ATGCCTGTGTTGTGGCTTGTGCTGATCGTGATTGCTTTTGCAACGGTCGGCTTTTTTCTTGGAAGACAGCGGGCGCTGTCCTCGGGGGATGGCGATAGCCGGAACCTGCATTCTCTGCCCATCTATTATGGGATGAATGTTGCGCTTTCCGTCTTAGTACCGTCAGCGCTTGTTTTGGCGATCTGGTCCTTGGCGCAGCCGATGATCATCGAAAACTCCGTCTCGTCCATGATTTCCGTCGAGAGCCTTGAAGAAGGTACACCGTTGGATCTGGTGATGTCCGACGTGCGCCGCATCGCGGATGGTCTTGATCTGGCTGTTGCGCAGGGCGCTTTGACGGGCGACCAAGCCGACAATATGCGCGCTGATTTGACTGATGTGCGAAGCCGTCTTGGTGAAATTGGCGTTGCACTTGGCTCTGAGGTGAAACCAGAGGTCATGGAAGCCGCACAGGCCTATCGGGCTCAGAATGCCGATGGCACGCTGATGATGACGCTGCTTGTGCTGTCTCTGGCTGCTGCTGGTTTTGGCTATTCCTATTTGCGCAGCCACAAAGATTTCCGGGCACGCAATGTTGTAGAGAATGGCGTGCTGATCCTGCTGATCGCGGCCGCTTCGATCGCAATCCTGACCACCGTTGGCATCGTCCTGTCGATGGTTTTTGAAACTAAAAACTTCTTTGGCTTGCACAGCTGGACGGATTTCTTCTTCGGTTCCACATGGGCACCAAACTTCCGTGGCGACTCCGAACTGTCGATCCTGCCGCTGCTTTGGGGCACGATTTATATTTCCATCGTCGCGCTGATTGTGGCTGTGCCAATCGGTCTCTTCGCAGCGGTCTACCTTTCTGAGTATGCCTCCAAGCCGGTGCGCAGTTTTGCAAAACCGCTGCTAGAGATCCTCGCGGGTATTCCAACCATCGTTTACGGCCTCTTCGCTCTGGTCACATTCGGTCCGTTCCTGCTGAAAATCTTTGGTGACGGCGGTGTGCTGGGTGTTGATTGGATGACTGATGCGCGTTCCGTTGCGACAGCGGGCATCGTTATGGGCGTCATGCTGATCCCATTCGTGTCTTCGCTGTCTGACGACATCATCAATGCGGTGCCACAGGCAATGCGGGATGGCTCTCATGGCCTTGGCGCAACTAAGTCTGAAACCATCAAACAGGTGGTTTTGCCAGCGGCTCTACCGGGCATCGTTGGTGCCATCCTTCTGGCGGCCTCGCGCGCGATCGGTGAGACCATGATCGTGGTCATGGGGGCAGGGGCCATTGCCCGCTTTGCCGGCAACCCACTCGAGGCCCTGACAACCATCACCACACGTATCGTCAGCCAGCTGACAGGTGACGGCGACTTTGCCTCCCCTGAAACACTGGTGGCCTTTGCCCTTGGTCTGACACTCTTTGTGCTGACCTTGGGTCTGAACATCCTCGCCCTCTACATCGTGCGCAAATATCGGGAGCAGTACGAATGA
- the pstA gene encoding phosphate ABC transporter permease PstA gives MSDASMPDTGPNAAPKAVKTSIHTLDDRTKKRNAAESRFKMYGIAAIATGLLMLIVLLTTIIGNGYSAFQQTFVTLEVELLESKLDKKGERDIEKIKKVSTFGYAPLLKGAFEAKVEELGIETELKSKAMAGLLSKSAAKDLRNLVLEDINQIGSTVEMTFLANSRVDGYLKGRVSRESIANDKNISPEQLDFVDQLVEAGVIKKKFNLNFIIGADASDQRPEAAGIGVSMAGSFFMMLVVLGLALPIGVAASIYLEEFAPKNWLTDIIEVNISNLAAVPSIVFGILGLAVFINYMHLPQSAPLVGGLVLTLMTLPTIIISTRASLKAVPPSIRDAALGLGASKMQSVFHHVLPLAAPGILTGTIIGLAQALGETAPLLLIGMIGFIASNAPTGIAEGLLSPNSAMPAQIYEWAKRADPAFYERAWGGIIILLVFLVTMNTIAVILRRRFERRW, from the coding sequence ATGAGCGACGCATCCATGCCTGACACTGGGCCGAATGCAGCCCCTAAAGCTGTTAAGACGTCGATCCACACGCTGGACGACCGCACCAAAAAGCGCAACGCAGCCGAAAGCCGTTTCAAAATGTACGGTATCGCGGCCATCGCAACCGGCCTGTTGATGCTGATCGTGCTGCTGACGACTATTATCGGCAACGGTTATAGCGCCTTCCAGCAGACCTTTGTGACGCTTGAAGTCGAACTTCTGGAAAGCAAGCTCGACAAAAAAGGCGAGCGCGACATTGAGAAGATTAAGAAGGTATCCACCTTCGGCTATGCGCCGCTTTTGAAAGGTGCTTTCGAGGCCAAGGTCGAAGAGCTTGGCATTGAAACCGAGCTCAAGTCCAAAGCCATGGCCGGTCTGCTATCCAAATCGGCTGCGAAAGACCTGCGGAACCTGGTTCTGGAAGACATCAATCAGATCGGTTCCACCGTTGAAATGACCTTCCTGGCCAACAGCCGCGTGGATGGCTACCTTAAAGGTCGCGTGAGCCGCGAAAGCATCGCTAATGACAAGAATATTTCACCTGAACAGCTTGATTTCGTGGATCAGCTGGTCGAGGCGGGCGTGATCAAAAAGAAGTTCAATCTGAATTTTATCATCGGCGCAGACGCCTCTGACCAACGTCCAGAAGCTGCGGGTATCGGCGTCTCAATGGCTGGCTCTTTCTTCATGATGCTGGTTGTTCTGGGTCTGGCTCTGCCAATCGGTGTTGCCGCGTCGATCTATCTGGAAGAGTTCGCACCGAAGAACTGGCTGACCGACATCATCGAGGTGAATATCTCAAACCTTGCGGCGGTTCCGTCCATCGTATTTGGTATTCTGGGTCTGGCGGTTTTCATCAACTACATGCACTTGCCACAGTCAGCGCCGCTGGTCGGTGGTCTGGTACTAACGCTGATGACTCTGCCAACGATCATCATCTCAACCCGCGCGTCCCTAAAGGCTGTGCCTCCGTCCATCCGTGACGCGGCTCTGGGTCTAGGCGCGTCTAAGATGCAATCGGTCTTCCACCACGTGCTGCCTCTCGCGGCTCCGGGCATCCTGACCGGCACCATCATTGGTCTGGCGCAGGCGCTTGGTGAAACCGCTCCGTTGCTTCTTATCGGTATGATCGGCTTCATCGCGTCGAACGCACCAACGGGCATTGCCGAAGGCCTTCTGTCGCCGAACTCTGCCATGCCTGCACAAATTTACGAATGGGCCAAACGTGCCGACCCAGCGTTCTATGAACGCGCCTGGGGTGGCATCATCATCCTGCTCGTTTTCCTTGTCACCATGAATACAATCGCAGTGATCCTGCGCCGCCGCTTCGAACGCCGCTGGTAA
- a CDS encoding GlxA family transcriptional regulator, producing the protein MTQDYISPVPVEPSAQEPRRFVFVLLNEFTLFAVATATECLRVANRMSGKQLYSWASTAESLEPVVSSAGIAFPVDIPFDEVTRDDTLIVCGGLNIQSNSTAKTMGWLRKISRQGVKIGSLCAGAHALAKAGLLDGHRATIHWENQDGFIEDFPEIQLTRSVFAIDRNRFTAAGGTASIDLMLRMIADDHGTGLSNAVADQFIYSSIRTDQDFQRLSTPTRMGVRHPRLGQVIDLMEANIEEPVSPSELAESVGMSTRQLERLFRRYLDRSPKRYYMELRLGRARNLLMQTDMSIINVAIACGFSSPSHFSKCYRTHYGITPYRERGSMGSSGS; encoded by the coding sequence GTGACACAAGACTACATTTCTCCAGTGCCAGTTGAACCGTCAGCACAGGAACCGCGCAGATTTGTCTTCGTTTTATTAAATGAGTTTACACTCTTTGCTGTTGCCACAGCCACTGAATGTCTACGCGTGGCCAATCGCATGTCAGGCAAACAACTCTATAGCTGGGCCAGTACTGCCGAATCTCTGGAACCCGTTGTAAGTTCAGCGGGAATTGCCTTTCCGGTAGATATCCCTTTCGATGAAGTCACCCGAGACGATACACTCATAGTCTGCGGTGGATTGAATATTCAGTCTAACTCCACAGCGAAAACCATGGGCTGGCTTAGGAAGATTTCCCGTCAGGGCGTTAAGATCGGCTCTTTATGTGCTGGCGCGCACGCCTTGGCCAAGGCCGGGTTGCTGGATGGACACCGCGCGACCATTCACTGGGAAAATCAGGATGGATTTATCGAGGATTTCCCAGAGATTCAGCTGACACGCTCGGTCTTTGCGATTGATCGCAATCGATTCACTGCGGCAGGCGGCACAGCTTCCATTGATCTGATGTTGCGTATGATTGCCGATGATCATGGAACTGGTCTGTCAAATGCCGTGGCGGATCAATTCATTTATTCATCGATCAGAACCGATCAGGATTTCCAGCGTCTATCAACGCCTACCCGTATGGGCGTGCGCCACCCACGCCTTGGTCAGGTGATCGATCTGATGGAAGCCAATATTGAGGAGCCTGTCAGCCCCTCTGAACTCGCTGAAAGCGTCGGCATGTCCACGCGCCAGCTTGAGCGGTTATTCAGGCGTTATCTCGATCGTTCCCCTAAGCGATACTATATGGAACTTCGGTTGGGACGCGCGCGTAACCTTTTGATGCAAACGGATATGAGCATCATAAATGTGGCCATCGCTTGCGGGTTTTCTTCGCCGAGCCATTTCTCAAAATGCTATCGCACGCACTATGGGATCACCCCTTATCGAGAGAGAGGCAGCATGGGGTCTTCAGGCAGTTAG
- a CDS encoding YicC/YloC family endoribonuclease, translated as MLQSMTGFAGGKGEAEGYTWAWELRSVNSKGLDLRFRVPDWIEGLEPQLRAATSKAVTRGSMTLSLRVQRAEEAANLALNHATLDAVLAALAEVEQKALDQGHTLSPSNATDVLAVRGVLESTNADGNSEALSKALVKAYPELLKSFIEMRENEGATLETLLLGQVKEIAEITEKALEIADQRKVEVAETLRTNLKKIMDNTDGVDEARIAQELAMLAVKSDVTEEIDRLKAHVAAAQDLIKQGSPIGRKLDFLMQEFNREANTLCSKAQNVDLTRVGLDLKAVIDQMREQVQNVE; from the coding sequence ATGTTGCAGTCCATGACCGGGTTTGCCGGGGGCAAAGGGGAAGCCGAGGGCTACACTTGGGCCTGGGAGCTTCGGAGTGTGAACTCCAAGGGGCTCGATCTTCGCTTTCGCGTACCAGATTGGATCGAAGGGCTAGAGCCGCAACTGCGGGCTGCAACATCTAAAGCTGTGACACGTGGCTCTATGACCCTCAGCCTCCGGGTACAGCGCGCTGAAGAAGCGGCCAATCTAGCGCTCAATCATGCAACGTTAGATGCAGTACTGGCTGCACTTGCGGAAGTGGAGCAGAAAGCACTTGATCAGGGTCACACGCTATCCCCAAGCAATGCAACTGATGTGCTCGCAGTCAGGGGGGTTTTGGAAAGCACCAATGCAGATGGCAATTCAGAAGCCCTATCAAAGGCGCTTGTCAAAGCCTATCCAGAACTGCTGAAAAGCTTCATTGAAATGCGCGAAAACGAGGGAGCCACTTTGGAAACGCTCTTACTTGGACAGGTTAAGGAAATCGCAGAGATCACTGAAAAGGCATTAGAAATTGCTGATCAGCGCAAAGTTGAAGTCGCGGAAACCCTTCGGACAAATCTAAAAAAGATTATGGATAATACTGATGGTGTTGATGAGGCGCGGATTGCTCAGGAATTAGCAATGCTTGCGGTCAAATCGGATGTCACAGAAGAAATAGACCGGCTGAAAGCCCATGTCGCAGCAGCGCAGGATTTGATCAAACAAGGCAGCCCCATTGGTCGGAAACTCGATTTCTTGATGCAGGAATTCAACCGTGAGGCAAATACGCTTTGCTCGAAAGCACAGAATGTCGATCTAACCCGTGTTGGTCTTGATCTCAAAGCGGTGATCGATCAGATGCGAGAACAAGTTCAAAACGTGGAATAA
- a CDS encoding gamma carbonic anhydrase family protein translates to MTLYALDGVSPEVADDTWIAPDANVIGKIIVEEEASIWFGATLRGDNEAIVVGAGSNIQENSILHTDMGYPLIIGTGCTIGHKAMLHGCTIGDNSLIGMGATVLNGAKIGKNCLIGANALITEGKEIPDGSLVMGAPGKIIRQLDEAGIEGLRKSALGYQANMRRFRKGLAPLS, encoded by the coding sequence ATGACCCTTTATGCTTTGGATGGTGTCTCCCCAGAGGTTGCAGATGACACGTGGATTGCGCCGGATGCAAATGTAATCGGCAAAATCATTGTCGAAGAAGAGGCCTCCATTTGGTTTGGGGCCACTCTGCGAGGTGACAACGAAGCTATTGTGGTCGGCGCTGGCAGCAATATTCAGGAAAACTCCATACTTCACACCGACATGGGGTATCCGCTGATAATTGGGACAGGGTGCACCATAGGACACAAAGCAATGCTTCATGGCTGTACCATTGGCGATAACAGCTTGATTGGTATGGGCGCGACAGTGCTGAATGGTGCGAAGATTGGAAAGAATTGCTTGATTGGTGCCAATGCGCTGATCACAGAAGGCAAAGAAATTCCAGATGGCTCTTTGGTGATGGGCGCACCCGGCAAAATCATTCGGCAGTTGGATGAGGCGGGTATCGAAGGCCTGCGCAAAAGCGCATTAGGATATCAGGCCAATATGCGACGCTTCCGTAAAGGGTTAGCACCACTGAGCTAG